The genomic segment AAAAATAAACTGTCGGTTATCTCTTCGGAAAAGCACGAGAACAGTTCTTCAACTTCCCGTTCAAGGTGAGAAAATCTTTTCTCGATAATTTTCGGCTTACCGGTACTGCCTGAAGTGTAAAAATGAATATCTGCAGAAAGGCTGATTGTTAAACCTTGTAAGATTGAACAATCACTTGAATCCGTTCGTGCCGCATCCGAGTTACCGCATAACAGCTGCGAAATATTCAGTTGACTTTCAGCAGTGTCGGATACAAAAAGCGTATCATCGGTAAAGATGTCTTTGATGTACGCGTATTTGCCTGTGTTGAGTAAACAAACTTTCTTCTGTGCCAAAAGAGCGGTAAAGAAGATTACCATAAACTCGTAGATGTTTTCCGAAAAGACTAAAAAAGATGATTCTTTCCGTGCAAAAAAATGCGGATATACGGCTGCAATATCGTGCACAAAATCGCCGACCGTTTTATTATTTATATCCGAATTATCTATAAGAAAGGGCTTTTCCGAATCCCGCAAACTATAAAAATCGGTTTTACTTAGTAATTGCAACATCGAGCATCCTTAACTAAAAATCTCGGCTCTGTTTTTGCCCGTGTTTTTTATAATGCGCTGCAAATAACATCAAGAATTTCAGAAAGCGTTCTTTTATCCTTAAAATCAGCGGCCGATACATTCAGCTTCAGCATATTATTCAACGTAACGATCAAATCGATAATATCGATACTGTCTAAATCAAGATCGGTAACGATATTTGCATCCATCGTGATTTTCGATTCTTCGATTTCAAATTTTTCCATCAAAATTTTTTTTACTTCTTCAAATAAATCCTCTTTCTTCATTTTATACCCCTATCATTCATCATATAGCGTGTCCGTAAAAACCGGGACAAAGTTTTAAGATACCGTGTATAATCCGTTATTCGGCATTCTTAGCGACAAAATCACTCAAGGTTGCAACGGAATAAAAATACTTTTTATTGTCTTCTTCGTTTTGAGAAAAGCTGATACCGAATTTCTTTTTCAGCGCAACGCCCAGTTCCAGAGCATCGATTGAGTCCAAGCTCAAGCCTTCCCCTTCAACAAAAAGAGGCGCTTCCGCATCGATGTCTTCCGGTTTGATATCCTCTAAGTCCAACGACTGAATAATGATATTCTTAATTTCGTTTTGAATATCTTCCTTAGTATTCACAACCATCCTCCGCAAAAATTTTATTTTTTATAGCTTCCGTCAATGTCCGTGCAGCCTGAGAAAAAGGTTCATGATTGAACGAATCTATCGCAAGCATTGCATGAGGTTCCACGGTCAATTGAGCGTAACCGTTACAATGCACTTTAAATAAAGATTCATGCTTTCCTAATCCTACAAGATTTTCAGTTTTAATATGAATCGGTAATATATCGGCGCCTGCACGCAAGGCGATTTGGGCGGCTCCTCTTTTTAGGGCTTTGCCGGCAGTCTCAGGTCTGGTACGGGTTCCTTCCGGAAAGATTATCATATTATTGCCGTCATGTAAAGATTTTCGGCAGCGCTCCAACAGCTCTTCGGGGTTTGCAGAGGAGCTGACAAAAAGTTGCCCGACAATCTTCCGAATCCAAAAATTATTAAAAAGACGGCCTGCAACGACACAGTCGGGATGCGGTAGGGCAGAAATAAGAACGACAACATCGATTAATGTAGGATGATTTGCAACGATAACGGTAGAGCGCAAGTTTTTATATTCTTGTAAAGCTGATGTGTCGATTTTATAATGAGCGAGCCAAAACATCAGGCGAATAAAAAAAGAAAAATGGTTTTGAACGACGGCAATTTTAGCATTGTACTGTGCTTTTTTATCCCATATAAACAGATGAATAAACGGAAATAGGATAAATGAAGCGAAAACCGAGCTGAGTCCGAAATACGCAAAGCAAGCGAGTTTTCCTACGATATTTCTGAAAATCCGCAATTTATTCATTTTTACATATCTCTAATCTGTTTACCTGAAAGGAAGTTTTTGTTTCCGTCTGATTTTGAATAAAGCGGATGAAGCGCTTGCACTGATCATAATTTTCGGGAATTTCGTTATTTTCCGTAGATACGTTACAATCGGGTGCGTTATTTCCAGAAGCTGCATTATGTGTACAACCTTCTTGCGGTTGTGCGGAAGAAAAGCGTACAGTGTAGCCGTTTCCATGCAGCGAAAGCAAAAAGGCAGCGATAAACGGGATATTCTTTTCAACCGAAATCTTTTGATACGCTTCCGGCAAGCGTTCTTCGCCTACTAACAGCAGGAGCTTTTCTTCTTGCGGATGGTTTTCCAAAAACGAAAGCGCATGAATCAGTCCTGCTTCCAGCTGATACGACATGGTACTGAACGCTTGCGCAGACGCATGATTTTTCAGTGAAATTCCCAACAGCGCTATCGCCGTATTAAAAACCGAAAAGCTGAATGCCGTAGGCGACACTTCTTTGGTTTCAATTATTTTTTTTGAAATGGCATATTGACGCTGAATCTCTCCGTATTTCGATACGGAAATAACCGGCAGGTTTTCGCCTTCTGTTATAGAGTGATGGGCAGCGGAAAAACACATTTTAGTGAATTGACTGCATCTCCGCCTCAACATCATCGGTACAAAAGAAACATCAACGTCCTGCGAATCTTCCGCCGGTTCCCAGAAAAAACTATTCAGTATTGTGCAATTCCAGCTCTTCATAGTCATTCCCGTTAGGATACTCGAAACTGCAGCAGCGAATATGAGTTAATACCGAGGTTATGATGCGCACATACTAATGAACAACCGGCGGCTTCAATCGCGCTTACCAAATCCGAATAGGAATACATTTTACTGTTTCCGTTTGCCATCGCTGCAAAATAAATTGAGGTTGCTTGAATTGAATAACTTGCCGCTTCAAACCGCTGCATATCCCACAAGGGTTCAAGTACAAAGATGTTGCAATGGGATGGAACATATTTTTTTATTTTTCGTAAAATCCCCTGCACTTCGTCAAGAGAAAAACAATCCAAAAATTGGCTCATCCACACGGTATCTACATTTGACGGCAGCTCTTCGCCGGCATTTAAAATATTCGTGGGAAAGGTTTCAATTCTATCTTTAAAACCGAACAAATCGGGATTTTTTTGCGCCATTGCGATTTGCTGCGGTAAATCTACCATGGTAACTAAAACCTGATTATTATACGAAAGAGCTGCTTTGGTAAATTTCCCGGTATTGCTGCCGATATCCATAATATGCCGGGGCTTTTCTTTAAATACAATGGGCAGCGCTGCGTCAAAGATACTGTCGGAATAATAATGATCAAACGCAAACCAGCTCTTTTGCACCTGTTCCGGCAAAGAAGACAAACCTTGATAAATGGTGTCCCAATCCCCAAAAACTTTTAGACCGGCGGGCTTTCCCGTTTTTAAGCTGTCTTGCAAATAAAAAAGACCTTGATAGCATACGTCATTCATAAAATTCATATTCGCTTTTGTCAGCTCATCATTGAGCAAAAAATATCCGGTCTTTCCTAATACGTATGCATTCGGATCGGAATTAGGTACTATCTTTACCAATTCCAAACTCAAGCTAAACTCCACCAATAACTTTACGGTATATGAAGAAAGCCCTGTCTTATCGATAATAGCTTCTATCGTTAGACCTTTCGTTTTTGAATCTTCTATTGCTTCTAGGATATGCAGGTCAACCATTGCTTTTGCCGTTTGAAAAGCCGCCGGCGCAAATGCTAATTTTTGAGCCGCAAATTTCGCCTGTAAGGCAGTGAGATTATCTTCATAATAATAGGAATGCATAGGGTCATTATATCGCTATTTGTGCCTTTTGCAAATAGGCGGGAATCATCAATTTATAATTATGAATTATGAATTACCCCACATAAACCTTCCATTATATAATCGGAGGTGTTGTCGTCTTCGCCGGAAAAATACTGTTCGAGGATACCTCCTGATAAGATAAGTGTGCATCTATACGCTTACTATACAAGTTAAAGTGCGGTTTAAATCAAGAGGTGCGCACGTGAAAAACAGCAGTTCAAGCACTGAAGCGTTTTCTGCTATGCTTCAACGGTCTGTATCTCAAATACCAGCTGCGGCATACATTCCGCTAAATCATTTTGAATCCGCTTGAGCGCTTCTACACGCATTTCGACTGAAGTGTTGGCATTTCCTTGAATAATAAAGATCGCATTTTTTGTTCCGTCGTCGAATTTATACTGTTCCCCGTCGCGGACACCAAGCCATGCGATAATGCCTTTAGGGTCGCGGTACACATAATCGGTTTCGGCAACATGCTTTTCCGTAGATGAAATCGGAAGGAAAACGCCTGCTTCTTTATTGACGGTAAACTCTATCTGCCCGTCTATTTTATCAAGATCATGTCCGCCTATTGCCAAAAGCGAATGCAGTGATTCAACATTATAAATATCGATAACGCTGTTGATGTGCGGCATAGAACCGCGGCGCTGAATATTCCGGATAAAGGCCGGGACGGTAGGCGGATATTTTTTGATACTGCGCCCCACGCTTTGCAGCAAATCCGCATATCCCTGCGTAACCGGATGCTTCAATATCTCGTCAACATCGCATTGTAACGCCCAGTCTTGCATCTTTTTTTGCTTTGTCAAAAACGAATCGGACAAGGGCGCCTGCGGATCTATATTTTTTGCAATTCCAATCACAACGCTTTTAATACCGAGCTCAACAATGCTTTTATCAATAATAAAATTCATAGCAGCTGTACCTCCATATTTTTACTCAAGATTATAGAGATTATACCCTTGCCCGTAATTTTTTTAAAGCTGCCTTTCTGTACGAAATTTTATGCTGTTATTTCACTATAACTGTGATATAATAAAGTTTATCCGTGCAGAGGGGAAAAACGGCTGTTGCTGTACAATCGGTACTCTGCGCCGTAACAATTTGAAGGGGTTATATCTATGGATACCAAGGATACCAAACAGAAATGCGCAATTATCCAATCGGCGGGAAAACACGGCAGGATGTTTTCCGGGGTGCTCTGTATTTGTGCAATGCTTTGCCTTTCGGCTCTTTCCTGTGCGACAAGTCCTGCCGCAGCCGCAAAAAAATATGAGCCGGTAGCCGGTGTTATTACCGCGGTCGAAAAATACGGCCATCTTGTAACGGATGTACCGTTCGAGTTGCTGCAAGCCAAGGGCTATGAACATGGGGATATCGTAAAGGTAAATTTTGAGAACGCCTATAAATTTACGGCACCGATTGTTAAACGGTACGAAGTCGATAAGGGAAAGCAGCTTGTCCGTACCGAATATGCCGACGGTAAGATTGCTTTCTGTATTAATTACGGAAACCTTGCGCAGGAAAGCGGGCTCGGTGTCGGCGATAAGTTTGTCTTGTATATGCAAGATAAAGGCGGATATGCCGACGACTTTGAAGCGCTTGA from the Treponema vincentii F0403 genome contains:
- a CDS encoding acyl carrier protein, which encodes MKKEDLFEEVKKILMEKFEIEESKITMDANIVTDLDLDSIDIIDLIVTLNNMLKLNVSAADFKDKRTLSEILDVICSAL
- a CDS encoding phosphopantetheine-binding protein, coding for MNTKEDIQNEIKNIIIQSLDLEDIKPEDIDAEAPLFVEGEGLSLDSIDALELGVALKKKFGISFSQNEEDNKKYFYSVATLSDFVAKNAE
- a CDS encoding lysophospholipid acyltransferase family protein, which codes for MNKLRIFRNIVGKLACFAYFGLSSVFASFILFPFIHLFIWDKKAQYNAKIAVVQNHFSFFIRLMFWLAHYKIDTSALQEYKNLRSTVIVANHPTLIDVVVLISALPHPDCVVAGRLFNNFWIRKIVGQLFVSSSANPEELLERCRKSLHDGNNMIIFPEGTRTRPETAGKALKRGAAQIALRAGADILPIHIKTENLVGLGKHESLFKVHCNGYAQLTVEPHAMLAIDSFNHEPFSQAARTLTEAIKNKIFAEDGCEY
- a CDS encoding beta-ketoacyl synthase chain length factor yields the protein MKSWNCTILNSFFWEPAEDSQDVDVSFVPMMLRRRCSQFTKMCFSAAHHSITEGENLPVISVSKYGEIQRQYAISKKIIETKEVSPTAFSFSVFNTAIALLGISLKNHASAQAFSTMSYQLEAGLIHALSFLENHPQEEKLLLLVGEERLPEAYQKISVEKNIPFIAAFLLSLHGNGYTVRFSSAQPQEGCTHNAASGNNAPDCNVSTENNEIPENYDQCKRFIRFIQNQTETKTSFQVNRLEICKNE
- a CDS encoding class I SAM-dependent methyltransferase, which translates into the protein MHSYYYEDNLTALQAKFAAQKLAFAPAAFQTAKAMVDLHILEAIEDSKTKGLTIEAIIDKTGLSSYTVKLLVEFSLSLELVKIVPNSDPNAYVLGKTGYFLLNDELTKANMNFMNDVCYQGLFYLQDSLKTGKPAGLKVFGDWDTIYQGLSSLPEQVQKSWFAFDHYYSDSIFDAALPIVFKEKPRHIMDIGSNTGKFTKAALSYNNQVLVTMVDLPQQIAMAQKNPDLFGFKDRIETFPTNILNAGEELPSNVDTVWMSQFLDCFSLDEVQGILRKIKKYVPSHCNIFVLEPLWDMQRFEAASYSIQATSIYFAAMANGNSKMYSYSDLVSAIEAAGCSLVCAHHNLGINSYSLLQFRVS
- a CDS encoding B3/B4 domain-containing protein, whose product is MNFIIDKSIVELGIKSVVIGIAKNIDPQAPLSDSFLTKQKKMQDWALQCDVDEILKHPVTQGYADLLQSVGRSIKKYPPTVPAFIRNIQRRGSMPHINSVIDIYNVESLHSLLAIGGHDLDKIDGQIEFTVNKEAGVFLPISSTEKHVAETDYVYRDPKGIIAWLGVRDGEQYKFDDGTKNAIFIIQGNANTSVEMRVEALKRIQNDLAECMPQLVFEIQTVEA